The DNA region TATTTGTGTTGATGATAAACTTTGATGACCTAATAATTCCTGTATAGAGCGTAAATCAGCGCCGTTATTAAGCAAGTGACTAGCAAAACAATGCCGAAAAGTATGGGGGGTTAATGATTCTGGTAAGTTTAATTGACGCCGTAATTTAATTAAATGTCGCCCAAAAACTGCTGGCTGCAGTTTTTTTCCTCTTTTGCCAACAAATAATGGAGAGTTCTCTGTTAGTGAATACGGTACAAGATTTACGTAATCTGATACTAGTTGCTTAGTAATATCAAGCCATGGGATTAGTCTTATTTTATTGCCTTTACCTTTAATTATCAATGATTCTGATTTTAAACTAACTTTAGTTACAGATAAAGCTTCAGAAATACGTAATCCTTGACCATATAATAAAAACAGCAAAGCTTTATCTCTTGCCCCTATCCATTTATCATTTGCTATATTATTAATTTCAGTAGTACAAGCTACTGTATCTTCAATATCAAGAGCTTTAGGCAAACGTTTAGCTAATTTAGGGCTTCTAACTGCACTAATAATCTTATTAACTAAATTATGTTGCTTAAATAAATATTTGTAAAAATTTCTAACGCTAGATAATGCTCTACTATTTGAACTAGAATTATATTGAAGGTTATATCTTTGGCTTAACCAACTCCTCATTAATCTTATGTCAACTGAACAAAGATGACTAGTCTTTAACTCACTTAAATTACAATAATCAACTATAAAATTAAGAAACTGCTGTAAGTCATTATTGTAAGAATTACATGTATTAATTGAATAATTTTTATAGTTTTTAAGATGGTTAAGCCACTCAGTTATAATTTTTTCAAGTTGAGAATTAAGTTGCATAATACAAATATTAATATAATTAAACTTATTTACCTATACAAAAGCTAGCAAAAATTTCTGCTAAAATATCATCTATTTTAATCTTTCCAGTAATATGCTCTAGATATCTAATTGCCATTCTTAAATCTTCAGCAGCAAGCACCAAATCATTTTCTAAATTTACTAACTGTAATAATTCTAATGCCTTATTTAAACTATTACGATATCTTTCTCTAGTAATTGCAGGAACATTTCCTGGATCTGCTATTTTTTCTGCATAGCTTACTATTTCTGACATTAATCTATCTAATCCAACCTGTTTTAGCAATGATACTGCAACTATTGGTTTGTCACATGGTAAAATGCTACTGTCATACTTATAATTTACTAGATCAATCTTATTAATTACTATGATTGTATAAACATCATTCAACAAGTGGGCAATAGTTTGATTAACGCTGTTTATATTTGTAGCATCAATCATTAAAATTCTGATATCAGAATTTTTAAATGCTACTAATGACCTCTTAATACCTTCTTGTTCTATTGGATCATCACTTTCTCTAATACCAGCAGTATCACGCACTATTATTGGATATCCTCCAATATCGAGATGAGCTTCAATAACATCTCTAGTAGTTCCGGGAATATCTGAAACAATAGCTGCTTCCCTCATAGTTAAATAATTTAATAAACTAGATTTTCCAGTATTAGTTTCACCAGTAATGGCTAATACTATGCCATGTCTAAGAACCTCACCTTTACGAGTGTCTCCTAAATGATTAGAAATTTCTCGAGTTAGATTATTAATAATTGATTTTGCTTCTCTTAATACTGACTGAGGTATTTCTTCATCTGGAAAATCAATATATCCTTCGATAAAACTTAATATTTTTATTAACATTCCACGCCAGTGGCTATATAATTTCTCAAGCTCACCTTCCATTTGCCTGATTGCTTGCTT from Orientia tsutsugamushi str. Boryong includes:
- a CDS encoding tyrosine recombinase XerC, whose translation is MQLNSQLEKIITEWLNHLKNYKNYSINTCNSYNNDLQQFLNFIVDYCNLSELKTSHLCSVDIRLMRSWLSQRYNLQYNSSSNSRALSSVRNFYKYLFKQHNLVNKIISAVRSPKLAKRLPKALDIEDTVACTTEINNIANDKWIGARDKALLFLLYGQGLRISEALSVTKVSLKSESLIIKGKGNKIRLIPWLDITKQLVSDYVNLVPYSLTENSPLFVGKRGKKLQPAVFGRHLIKLRRQLNLPESLTPHTFRHCFASHLLNNGADLRSIQELLGHQSLSSTQIYTKINSDFLTSVYNKSHPLVREQNNKT
- the mnmE gene encoding tRNA uridine-5-carboxymethylaminomethyl(34) synthesis GTPase MnmE, coding for MTSKTIFAQSSAKGKAGVAVFRISGSLSLLIVERLCGKFNIVPRKVYYRTIRCYATSQVIDKALIVYFKGEQSFTGEDVVEIHTHGSVAVAKMLTRSILECDGIRLAEPGEFAKRAFLNGKMDLTMAEGLVDLIESETLMQHKQAIRQMEGELEKLYSHWRGMLIKILSFIEGYIDFPDEEIPQSVLREAKSIINNLTREISNHLGDTRKGEVLRHGIVLAITGETNTGKSSLLNYLTMREAAIVSDIPGTTRDVIEAHLDIGGYPIIVRDTAGIRESDDPIEQEGIKRSLVAFKNSDIRILMIDATNINSVNQTIAHLLNDVYTIIVINKIDLVNYKYDSSILPCDKPIVAVSLLKQVGLDRLMSEIVSYAEKIADPGNVPAITRERYRNSLNKALELLQLVNLENDLVLAAEDLRMAIRYLEHITGKIKIDDILAEIFASFCIGK